The window CTCGAAACAATTGGACCTTCAGATTTGAGCAAATATACTACTATCTCTCCAAAAATCGTCTTAGGTGATTATTTTAAAGATCGCCACTTTTTTGACCCAAAAACTTTACCTTGAAACGTCTAAAAATTGACTTATActtattagttatttagttagttagttggttagttagttaattagttagttagttagttagttagttagttagttagttagttagttagttagttagttagttagttagttagttagttagttagttagttagttagttagttagttagttagttagtttgttagttagtaagttaggtgggtagttagttagttatttagttagttagtttaaaagccGAATATGTGTACATCATCCTCCTATTGCTCCAGTCCCTGAGGTGGGAACTGAAGCATcaccaccacctccggtctacctaacactaacctaccgaaaGCCACACCTTTAACTGTTAGTATCTTACAGCTTTTAGTTAGCATAACTAacttctatataaaaacatgtCATCCAACATGATTTTAGTGGGTACCTTCCaccaaaaaagaacttccaataaagcgaaaaagaaataaaatgtctTCCATGGATATGGAAttctgaaaaagacctgaagaagtaaagattttaacacaggcttgtcataggaggaatgtcctttttatttcattcgaAATTTACTAAATCTCcttttttcagtgtatttacaaaacaagtcaaataatatatttcattaaacacTTTTCAATTGAAAACTAGCCAGATTAgagaaaataagaaatatatgaatttattattCACTAGTTTTCCACTGAACCTACATTAAGAACATCAATTGGAAAACCCTCTAAAGGATTGTTTTCCTTAATGAAATCCGAtgaacaacaaaacataatgCCAGCAAATGAATAACGAAATGAGGTGTAAACGTTCTTTAGCCAGGGTATGTCTGCACACATATCGggacaaaaaattatgttatcCAATGAAAAGAGCTAaagattaaaagaaattttttaagtcTTATAATATGTTGgaaaatattaacattatttacCTCTGCATATGGAGAATTGTAGGCGACAATTATAAaatcttgtttataaacatcaATGGAACTAACATAAGACCATATGTATTCGGGTACAGTAATAGTTTTCATATCAATCTATATTAAGTTATATAATTTCAGGGGAAAATTAATACGATATAATCATAACAAATAGAATGATGATGGGCCCAAATTATTGCATATGTGTGAAAAAACTGTTGTTCGCTATCGAAtgtcataattttaatttaactaaatcacAAATGTCGTAATTTGTCCCCGGATTTATTTACCTCCAATTCTAGTTTTTTGCTGTGCTTCTCTGTTAAATTAATCGGAAGTTCTGCTATGCCTGATGTCCCggttaaaatttcaaatctaTTGTTGATGGCATAGTTTTCCAAAgtattaacaaacattttccaATTTCCCAGACGTAAATTTCTCCaccatataatatttaaaaatacattgtattctttaaaatattccgCATACGAATGACCCTGTACAATGGACGATACTTCATAGTTGGCAAATGATAATAAGggatttaattcatataaattaatgaattgttgttgtaataagttattactaaaaaatttagatttaaatattatacaatttttttttatttttttattattttttttcaatatataaacCTCACACTTACTTTATTATTACAGATTTAGTCGTTTTTAAAAGATGTAAATCAGCCGAAAGACTATAAGGATTCAAACTTGGATATATAAATTCCATGTCGTTTAgcttatataaagaaattataaaatattacatataaaattatgttaagaaTTTATATTAGACTTACCATTTCTGAATTAGTTTTAAGAGTGTTTTGTACTGTGTAGTGTATATTTCGTAGAGAAACCTTTTCCAAATCGTAGCATAATTTAGCAAATGATATATCACCTTTATTTATTTTCGATAATAACAATAAAGAAGTAGATTTTAAATTTCGACATCTGGAAATATTATCCTTATTATATACAATATCCCAATTAGTTTGAACGCACTCAAAATGTGGTCTATAGACTTGCATGGACTGGTAGAATAATATATCATCCTCGCAAGACAATTCAATCGATTGTATTTTACTAAAACGTATGAGGTCATTAACTTCCATGACTGTATTTTCTAGTGATCTGTAAGTGGTAAAACAGATATAAAAAGGAATATAgttgaaatataatttgtttgatagatttagagtttttgactattttccaattttttttcgacttatcggcTTTGATttacaaagtcgatttttcgattttttcataGAGTTgtcgacttttttgaaacaaaataggtgaattcgactttttgacaaaaagttgattgttcgaaagtcgatttatagaaccctagtttttACTCGAAGttatatataaagaatttaattgtgttattaaggtttataagtgaattttgaccttcaattCATATTCGGAaggggaaccttatatgggggtaggaccaattatggtcctatttCCAttcttcataaacaacgaatttgttaAACTTATACACCGGAGGTAACATTTGTATGGGACTATGAGAAATCGTTGTTCGACTtttatcgtgccaacaacagataTTGCTTAATCTTCTAAGAAATCtattggaattaaaaaaaacttacagtACGAGCTAACGTCGAGTATACGACTTGGCATCTGGCCCAGACTACTTATTTATGATTAAGATTAAGAGTAGTACATAATTGCTTTATCAATCGGGTCGATAAATgcttggttatttttttttaaatcggcaTTAAAGTCGAGTAAGACCACCGTTTCGTGATACCTCGATAAATTTCGTCCATGTTGGTGTGATAGCAACCGGGGGAAaaaggtgctaccagtacctgaTGGAACTATTACCTTCTGGAGTCAAATGTATACTTATCGTGGTTTAAACACAATATTTCGGTAAGAGAATATTGTTTAAAAGGTTGATACAcgataaaatgtatatttcggGATAAGCTTACTGGTTTTGTCACAAAGATGACAAATACCTCTCAGAGAAGAGACTGTGGAGCTAAAGGTTGGGAATAAGTTAGTGGCAAGTTAGGGGTATGGTGACAGTCGTATACCTAGAAAATTAGAAGAGTACTGGGTTTAATTATGATATATGTACAGTGATAACACATTGAATTTCACTTTCTTCTTAGACTATGTTTAGGATTTACTCTGTACATACCAGACTTACCACAGTAAAATACACGACTTCTATCGCGGGCAGTAACTTGGAACGCAAATATCTGGATTCTGAAACCAAGACGTTTTTCTAGCACGgaagaactttaaaaaatataatagttttctAACGATATATTACACACAAGACCTCATGGGTTCTCCATGAAAACGTGACCATCCtaatacttatataaatatcgtatttgtaataaaaattattacattcaaAAACTTGGAACAATGTTTACAATGTTATTACAAACGTTTAAAGCTGTagcaattttttataccctccaccaccatctaAGATCCAATGAAGTATGTATAATCTggatccttatcaaattctatgtcgatttagctatgtccgtctatctgtctgcctAAATCATGCTCACGTTTAAACTAAGCAAAGGAAGTCTGCcaaattcactaaaaatattcactattatcttaagcagtttggtattgaaaataagcaaaatcggttcacatcgggaaaagttttaaatcgaaattttaaacaacctcgaaaaaaactaataatttttaaaatattctgatgtaattttctcgaaaactatgcaagataattccatgaaaatcaccatacattcgtttctataCATAAGCTTGAATtaccagaatcggtccacaatttcatatacctaccatacaaaagtacatattcccggaaaatgggttttttttgttaataactttcgtCACAATGTTgatatctttataaaatttcacaaattgaTATcctatgtcaatagaattcattcagagaaaaaattctaaatcggtccataattgtacATAGCTACCATACGAtgtcccctaccgaaaatcacttaaacgcccgTAATTAATTACTAAATTGAGATagccacataaaatttggtaaaaatattactctcgcatacagaaatattactatgaattaGGTCCCCtcccagaaaatcacttagattcacaatatttattatgaaataatgatatagatacaaaattttgaagttttgtttttaaatacataattggacatagctcccatacaaagtccttttaatGATAcatttttcacgatcggtttaAAACATGGGTGCGGTCGGTATCATACAAgtttcccttcagaaaatctctatatatgtattttgaaactCCTCAAATCTTTCACACATGCGCAcgtgcaaattactaaatatcgctaagcgctataaaaatataaagaaaatggcgtttgtaatgtttaaTGAATCTTGGAATCGTAATAGATTTAAACCTGgggatttttgttatttacggaaatgagaaaacttatttctacaaatatttgaataattagaaaagtattaatataaaagtagcttgtggagggtatttaaaaatcggcacagccgaatatagaactcttacttgttttctcataaaatctttttgaaataattcGATCTTACCCAAAATATGTTTCGCAGGAACCTGTCACACTTTCGCCAATACCAATTTCGAACTTGTCATTTGTAATATTTACTTGCAGTTTAATGTTGCCAATTTGTCTTTCAAATTTGGGAATGAACTGTGAATTTCTCGAAATATATACTTTACAATTACCTTGAACCGTTGTCAAATTATAgacaattaataataatttcataattattaaaagttttacgtTCATTTTGAACATTTCGTTAAGAGggttttaaaggaactaaacttaattttttgataaaattcactttttaaaataacattgtaTTAATAACATTGTATTACTATAtgtgtttatacatatgtatgtgaaataaAATTAGTGTCggcataaattttaatataataccGTACCCTTGGATGATCTTTATATTGAGTTTAACATATCGAACGATGTTACTTTAGCGTCAAATATGATCGTTTAAAAGGGGCTTAG of the Lucilia cuprina isolate Lc7/37 chromosome 2, ASM2204524v1, whole genome shotgun sequence genome contains:
- the LOC124420491 gene encoding uncharacterized protein LOC124420491 isoform X2 encodes the protein MEVNDLIRFSKIQSIELSCEDDILFYQSMQVYRPHFECVQTNWDIVYNKDNISRCRNLKSTSLLLLSKINKGDISFAKLCYDLEKVSLRNIHYTVQNTLKTNSEMLNDMEFIYPSLNPYSLSADLHLLKTTKSVIINNNLLQQQFINLYELNPLLSFANYEVSSIVQGHSYAEYFKEYNVFLNIIWWRNLRLGNWKMFVNTLENYAINNRFEILTGTSGIAELPINLTEKHSKKLELEIDMKTITVPEYIWSYVSSIDVYKQDFIIVAYNSPYAELFSLDNIIFCPDMCADIPWLKNVYTSFRYSFAGIMFCCSSDFIKENNPLEGFPIDVLNVGSVEN
- the LOC124420491 gene encoding uncharacterized protein LOC124420491 isoform X1, with amino-acid sequence MFKMNVKLLIIMKLLLIVYNLTTVQGNCKVYISRNSQFIPKFERQIGNIKLQVNITNDKFEIGIGESVTGSCETYFGSLENTVMEVNDLIRFSKIQSIELSCEDDILFYQSMQVYRPHFECVQTNWDIVYNKDNISRCRNLKSTSLLLLSKINKGDISFAKLCYDLEKVSLRNIHYTVQNTLKTNSEMLNDMEFIYPSLNPYSLSADLHLLKTTKSVIINNNLLQQQFINLYELNPLLSFANYEVSSIVQGHSYAEYFKEYNVFLNIIWWRNLRLGNWKMFVNTLENYAINNRFEILTGTSGIAELPINLTEKHSKKLELEIDMKTITVPEYIWSYVSSIDVYKQDFIIVAYNSPYAELFSLDNIIFCPDMCADIPWLKNVYTSFRYSFAGIMFCCSSDFIKENNPLEGFPIDVLNVGSVEN